A DNA window from Boseongicola sp. contains the following coding sequences:
- a CDS encoding EVE domain-containing protein produces MRYWLFKSEPSTWGWNDQVAKGEVGEEWDGVRNYQARNHMRDMKIGDRGFFYHSQKEKAVVGIVEVIAESHPDSTTDDERWECVDIKAVRPVETAVTLQDIKSDERLSQMVLVNNTRLSVQPVSQEEWKIVCNMADLSD; encoded by the coding sequence ATGCGCTATTGGCTATTTAAATCCGAACCTTCCACCTGGGGTTGGAACGATCAGGTTGCCAAGGGCGAGGTTGGCGAAGAGTGGGATGGTGTTCGCAACTACCAGGCACGCAATCATATGCGCGATATGAAAATTGGTGATCGCGGCTTTTTCTACCATTCGCAGAAGGAAAAGGCAGTCGTCGGAATTGTTGAAGTCATTGCCGAGTCCCATCCGGACAGCACCACAGATGATGAACGCTGGGAGTGCGTTGATATCAAAGCGGTGCGGCCTGTTGAAACCGCCGTCACCCTTCAGGACATCAAGTCAGATGAACGACTTTCGCAGATGGTGCTTGTCAACAATACCCGCCTTTCCGTTCAGCCCGTCAGCCAGGAAGAATGGAAGATCGTCTGCAACATGGCCGATCTAAGTGACTAA
- a CDS encoding DUF1761 family protein, whose amino-acid sequence MELINIIAAAIGAWAFGSLWYMKLAKQWMAVSGVPVGEDGNPKNSSTPTPYVISFVAILVVAGMMRHMFGMAGIDSVGKGLLSGLGVGAFFISPWILINNTYTMRPLNLTLIDGGYATFGCGIMSLILTLF is encoded by the coding sequence ATGGAACTCATCAACATCATCGCGGCTGCAATCGGTGCATGGGCATTTGGCAGCCTATGGTACATGAAACTTGCCAAGCAATGGATGGCTGTATCTGGCGTGCCCGTTGGTGAGGATGGCAATCCGAAAAACTCCAGCACGCCTACACCTTACGTCATTTCATTTGTCGCGATTTTAGTCGTCGCCGGCATGATGCGGCATATGTTCGGAATGGCCGGAATTGACTCTGTCGGCAAAGGATTGTTGTCGGGCTTGGGCGTTGGGGCCTTCTTCATTTCGCCGTGGATCCTGATCAACAACACATACACGATGCGTCCGCTCAATCTCACCCTGATCGACGGAGGTTACGCGACTTTCGGCTGTGGGATAATGAGTCTCATTCTAACGCTGTTTTAA
- a CDS encoding adenosylhomocysteinase has translation MPKDYVVKDISLAAFGRRELDIAETEMPGLMALREEFADKKPLKGARIAGSLHMTIQTAVLIETLIELGAEVRWASCNIFSTQDHAAAAIADGGTPVFAVKGQSLEEHWDYQDRIFLFDDGANMILDDGGDATLYILLGARVESGETDLIEVPQSEEEVAVFNQIKKRMASDPGWFTKQRDLIQGVSEETTTGVHRLYELVKEGRLPFPAINVNDSVTKSKFDNKYGCKESLVDGIRRATDTMMAGKVAVVCGYGDVGKGSAASLRGAGARVKVTEVDPICALQAAMDGFEVTLLEDEVATADIFITTTGNKDVIRIEHMREMKDMAIVGNIGHFDNEIQIANLKNHKWTNIKEQVDMIEMPSGNRMILLSEGRLLNLGNATGHPSFVMSASFTNQVLAQIELWTKGDEYENKVYILPKHLDEKVAKLHLAKVGAKLTELKPEQADYIGVKPEGPFKADHYRY, from the coding sequence ATGCCGAAGGATTATGTAGTAAAAGATATCTCGCTGGCTGCGTTTGGCCGTCGAGAGCTGGACATTGCCGAGACCGAGATGCCTGGTCTGATGGCACTGCGCGAAGAATTCGCAGACAAGAAGCCGCTGAAGGGCGCGCGAATTGCCGGTTCTTTGCACATGACAATCCAAACCGCTGTTTTGATTGAGACTCTGATTGAGTTGGGCGCTGAAGTGCGCTGGGCGTCGTGCAACATCTTTTCGACGCAGGATCACGCCGCGGCGGCTATTGCTGACGGTGGCACACCTGTCTTTGCGGTTAAGGGCCAATCGCTTGAAGAACACTGGGATTATCAGGATCGCATTTTCCTGTTCGACGATGGCGCGAATATGATTCTGGACGATGGCGGCGATGCCACGCTGTATATTCTATTGGGTGCACGCGTTGAGAGCGGCGAGACTGATCTGATCGAAGTGCCGCAATCGGAAGAAGAGGTTGCTGTTTTCAATCAGATCAAGAAGCGCATGGCGTCTGATCCCGGTTGGTTCACCAAGCAACGAGACTTGATCCAAGGTGTTTCCGAGGAAACAACCACCGGTGTGCACCGTCTTTATGAGCTGGTGAAAGAAGGTCGGCTGCCTTTCCCGGCGATCAATGTGAACGACAGCGTTACGAAGTCGAAATTCGACAACAAATACGGCTGTAAGGAATCGCTGGTGGACGGTATTCGCCGGGCCACGGATACGATGATGGCAGGCAAGGTTGCTGTCGTTTGCGGTTATGGCGATGTTGGCAAGGGATCGGCAGCTTCTCTGAGGGGCGCGGGCGCAAGGGTCAAAGTAACCGAAGTAGATCCAATTTGTGCGCTGCAGGCTGCCATGGACGGGTTTGAGGTGACCTTGTTGGAAGATGAGGTCGCGACGGCCGATATCTTTATCACAACGACGGGCAACAAGGACGTGATCCGCATCGAGCATATGCGCGAGATGAAGGATATGGCGATTGTTGGAAACATTGGTCACTTCGACAATGAAATTCAGATCGCAAACCTGAAGAACCACAAGTGGACGAATATCAAAGAGCAGGTGGATATGATCGAGATGCCGTCGGGCAATCGTATGATCCTTCTGTCCGAGGGGCGTTTGTTGAACCTGGGCAATGCCACCGGGCATCCTTCGTTTGTGATGTCGGCGTCATTTACCAATCAGGTTCTGGCTCAGATTGAGCTTTGGACTAAAGGCGATGAATACGAGAACAAGGTCTATATTCTGCCAAAGCATCTGGATGAGAAGGTAGCCAAACTGCATCTTGCTAAGGTTGGCGCGAAACTGACCGAACTAAAGCCGGAGCAGGCGGACTATATCGGCGTGAAGCCGGAAGGCCCGTTTAAGGCTGATCACTACCGCTATTGA
- a CDS encoding HD domain-containing protein — protein MLSGRRLDLLDPTPMDIEIEDIAHGLAFVARWNGQTKGDFPYSVAEHSLLVEEIFARINPKAPAKWRLAALLHDAPEYVIGDMISPVKAAVGPGYGALDDRLAAAVHIRFGLPAMIPAQVKRQIKKADKISAWLEAVQLAGFTLTEANRFFGTHDETHIQGLKLRLRPPVDVRNDYIAQHKRLLKDV, from the coding sequence ATGCTTTCCGGCCGCCGCCTCGATTTACTCGACCCAACCCCTATGGACATCGAGATCGAAGATATCGCCCATGGATTGGCCTTCGTCGCGCGGTGGAACGGCCAGACAAAGGGTGATTTCCCCTATTCAGTCGCCGAGCACTCACTGCTCGTGGAAGAGATATTTGCGCGCATAAATCCCAAAGCGCCCGCAAAGTGGCGCCTTGCCGCCTTGCTGCATGATGCGCCGGAATATGTCATCGGAGATATGATCTCGCCGGTCAAAGCCGCAGTTGGTCCTGGCTACGGCGCATTGGATGATCGCCTTGCGGCAGCCGTCCATATTCGTTTTGGCCTTCCCGCAATGATCCCGGCCCAGGTAAAACGCCAGATCAAAAAAGCCGACAAGATATCCGCGTGGCTCGAAGCCGTGCAATTGGCCGGGTTCACGCTTACCGAAGCCAATCGCTTCTTCGGCACCCATGACGAAACCCATATTCAGGGACTAAAGCTAAGACTTCGGCCCCCTGTTGACGTGCGTAACGATTACATTGCTCAGCACAAACGCCTGTTGAAAGATGTCTGA
- a CDS encoding ActR/PrrA/RegA family redox response regulator transcription factor, with protein sequence MSERQMKDIGPDKTLLLVDDDEPFLRRLARAMEKRGFEVETADSVAAGTAIATARPPAFAVVDLRLEDGNGLDVVERIRERRADSKVVVLTGYGAIATAVAAVKIGATDYLSKPADANDVTAALLASDDEMPPPPENPMSADRVRWEHIQRVYELCDRNVSETARRLNMHRRTLQRILAKRSPR encoded by the coding sequence ATGTCTGAGAGACAAATGAAGGATATCGGGCCAGATAAGACACTATTGCTTGTGGACGACGATGAGCCGTTTCTGCGCCGGTTAGCGCGTGCCATGGAAAAACGCGGGTTCGAAGTAGAGACGGCGGATTCTGTTGCGGCGGGAACAGCAATTGCCACGGCCCGACCGCCGGCTTTCGCGGTTGTCGATTTACGACTTGAGGACGGCAACGGACTGGATGTGGTCGAGCGCATCCGCGAGCGGCGCGCTGACAGTAAAGTGGTTGTACTGACAGGATATGGCGCTATCGCGACGGCGGTTGCCGCCGTAAAAATCGGCGCAACGGATTACCTTTCAAAACCAGCTGACGCCAACGATGTGACGGCAGCTTTGCTTGCTTCAGATGACGAGATGCCTCCACCGCCGGAAAACCCCATGAGTGCAGATCGAGTGCGTTGGGAGCATATTCAGAGAGTATATGAGCTGTGCGACCGCAATGTTAGTGAGACTGCGCGACGGCTGAATATGCATCGACGCACGTTGCAAAGGATACTGGCGAAACGGTCGCCAAGGTAG
- a CDS encoding SCO family protein: MMKLYASVAAVALATIVGGTAVWTILRPGHDCPGAAVAGGSAAIGGPFELLNADAEIVTDVDIIDGPTLIYFGYTFCPDVCPFDVARNVLAVDILAEQGIEVTPVFISVDPERDTPEIVGEYANDMHPTMIGLTGTPDQVKAASLAYKTYYAKGEGEGDFYLMNHSTFTYLMFPDKGLMSYFNRDVSPEAMAEETACHIANV; the protein is encoded by the coding sequence ATGATGAAGCTTTATGCATCAGTGGCAGCCGTTGCTCTGGCGACGATTGTCGGAGGGACAGCTGTTTGGACAATATTGCGCCCCGGGCATGATTGCCCTGGAGCTGCGGTTGCCGGGGGGAGCGCGGCGATTGGCGGGCCGTTTGAGTTGTTGAATGCTGATGCGGAGATCGTCACCGATGTCGATATCATTGACGGGCCGACGCTGATTTACTTTGGCTATACCTTTTGCCCGGATGTTTGCCCATTTGATGTGGCACGGAATGTCCTGGCTGTAGATATTCTGGCGGAACAGGGAATTGAAGTGACGCCGGTCTTTATTTCAGTTGACCCGGAGCGCGACACACCTGAAATCGTTGGAGAATATGCAAACGACATGCACCCAACAATGATTGGGCTGACGGGCACCCCAGACCAAGTGAAGGCCGCCAGCCTTGCCTATAAGACCTACTACGCAAAAGGCGAGGGCGAGGGGGATTTCTACCTGATGAACCACTCGACTTTCACCTATTTAATGTTCCCGGACAAAGGTCTGATGAGCTATTTCAACCGCGATGTGTCCCCGGAAGCTATGGCAGAGGAAACAGCCTGCCATATCGCGAATGTGTAG
- a CDS encoding ActS/PrrB/RegB family redox-sensitive histidine kinase — protein sequence MIDEASFDPRENRSNWVRLRTLIVLRWFAILGQLVAITIAQRMFDLDLNLGLCFLAIGISIIANLVAMFVFPENKRLSEAEVAWMLLFDIAQLAFLLSLTGGLNNPFALLILAPVTISATALKPASTAFIGAATIAMVSVVTIWHIPLQTRQGFVMQMPPDFVLGFWTAIVIGVIFLGLYASRVTAEVHAMSDALAATQMALSREQKLTDIGGVVAAAAHELGTPLATIKLASAELIEELADHPNLMEDATLIRQQTDRCRDILRSMGQAGKDDLLTRRAPIGEVIREAAEPHESRGKTIHYDISEAEGADPRHPTIDRRPEVIHGIRNLVQNAVDFARENVWLDISWDATHISVRIVDDGPGFNAQVMGRIGDPFVRSRRPGTPRRRPGYEGMGLGLFIAKTLLERSGAEMSFANGREFFGSSGDVGQRSGAFVEAKWENADLGALAGGDREALGENVPFSG from the coding sequence ATGATCGACGAAGCCAGTTTCGACCCGCGCGAGAACCGCTCCAATTGGGTTCGGTTGCGCACCTTAATTGTGCTGCGTTGGTTCGCCATCCTTGGCCAGCTTGTCGCCATTACCATTGCCCAGCGCATGTTCGACCTGGATTTGAATCTTGGCCTGTGTTTCCTAGCCATCGGCATTTCAATAATTGCCAACCTCGTCGCAATGTTCGTGTTTCCAGAAAACAAGCGGCTGTCCGAGGCCGAAGTGGCCTGGATGCTGCTATTTGACATCGCGCAACTAGCCTTTCTTCTGTCTTTAACCGGCGGTCTCAATAATCCATTTGCTCTGCTGATCCTGGCACCCGTCACAATCTCCGCAACCGCACTGAAACCCGCATCAACAGCGTTCATTGGAGCGGCAACCATCGCAATGGTGAGCGTGGTAACCATATGGCACATCCCCCTCCAAACTCGTCAGGGTTTTGTTATGCAAATGCCGCCGGACTTCGTTCTCGGCTTCTGGACGGCGATCGTCATTGGTGTAATATTCCTCGGCCTCTATGCCAGCCGGGTCACGGCAGAGGTTCACGCCATGTCTGATGCCCTGGCCGCAACGCAAATGGCCCTGTCCCGCGAACAGAAACTCACCGATATTGGCGGCGTCGTCGCGGCCGCCGCTCATGAATTGGGTACCCCCTTGGCAACCATAAAACTGGCCAGTGCCGAGCTGATCGAGGAACTCGCCGACCACCCAAATCTAATGGAAGACGCGACGCTGATCCGACAACAAACCGACCGTTGTCGCGACATTCTGCGATCCATGGGTCAGGCTGGAAAGGACGATCTTCTGACCCGACGCGCCCCAATCGGCGAAGTCATACGAGAAGCAGCCGAACCACATGAAAGCCGCGGGAAGACAATTCACTACGATATTAGCGAGGCCGAAGGCGCGGACCCCAGACATCCAACAATTGATCGGCGACCCGAAGTCATTCATGGCATCCGCAATCTGGTTCAGAACGCCGTCGACTTCGCGCGGGAAAACGTCTGGTTGGATATTTCCTGGGACGCGACACACATATCGGTACGCATCGTCGATGACGGACCAGGATTTAACGCTCAGGTCATGGGCCGTATTGGCGACCCATTTGTGCGCAGCCGTCGTCCCGGCACCCCGCGCCGTCGTCCCGGATACGAAGGTATGGGCCTAGGGTTGTTCATTGCGAAGACCTTACTGGAGCGCTCCGGAGCCGAGATGAGCTTTGCAAATGGCCGAGAATTCTTTGGTTCCTCAGGGGACGTTGGCCAGCGATCAGGGGCTTTCGTTGAAGCAAAATGGGAGAACGCGGATCTCGGTGCGCTTGCCGGTGGAGACAGGGAAGCGCTCGGAGAAAACGTTCCGTTTTCCGGCTAG
- a CDS encoding diguanylate cyclase yields the protein MLQFHFADAALFGLSAFVASYLALATLRKLPWARPKASPSTELYGDPLIFLIRDDTLLDANFSGQRLLQVHGTDSLEMSALRQALHAQFDQVDTLLAASRSTPTKTAVSRDGSKQAIAEFAQGTLRLKISSRDVETPSSEDIHRLSAQEAELETLRQSTDSAPYLVWRQAADGTPIWVNRAYVEAVREIYGAKRALEWPLPRLFPVAERGAPRRIALGAPDQESARWFECHSVPIGKDTLVTAFDADATVNAETQLREFMQTLTKTFSQLTIGLAIFDRSRNLALFNPALTELTRLPVDFLASRPGLSELLDKLRERNMAPEPKDYRSWRKSIADLEAAAENGSYSDTWSLPGNLTYRVTGRPHPDGAIAFLFEDISAEMTLTRQFRRELEVGQTLLNNMDDATALFSGTGACVLTNRAYRQLWRVDPDSSIAETSFIDASRVWHVNSVPTPIWGDFRDFAADTSERVEWTAVTAMQDGRRLSCRFIPMTGGGTQVIFRTSGRAQGVNEPFLEVV from the coding sequence GTGCTGCAATTCCATTTCGCCGACGCCGCACTCTTCGGCTTGAGCGCTTTTGTCGCCTCTTATCTTGCTCTGGCAACATTGCGAAAATTGCCTTGGGCTCGGCCAAAAGCCTCCCCGTCCACCGAACTTTATGGCGATCCACTTATCTTCCTGATCCGCGACGATACTCTTCTGGACGCCAACTTCTCCGGCCAGAGATTGCTACAGGTCCACGGCACGGACAGCCTCGAAATGTCCGCGCTTCGCCAGGCATTGCATGCTCAGTTTGATCAGGTGGACACCCTACTCGCCGCGAGTCGTTCGACTCCAACCAAGACTGCAGTCTCACGCGATGGCTCCAAACAGGCAATTGCAGAATTCGCTCAGGGAACTTTGCGGCTAAAAATCTCAAGTCGTGATGTCGAAACACCCTCGTCAGAGGACATACATCGCTTATCCGCCCAGGAAGCCGAGCTTGAAACCCTGCGTCAATCAACAGACAGCGCACCCTATTTGGTCTGGCGGCAAGCCGCTGATGGCACACCAATCTGGGTTAACCGGGCATACGTTGAAGCTGTACGCGAGATATACGGTGCGAAGCGTGCTCTCGAATGGCCCCTGCCACGCCTATTCCCGGTAGCAGAACGCGGCGCACCCCGGCGTATTGCTTTAGGCGCACCAGATCAGGAAAGCGCAAGATGGTTTGAATGCCACAGCGTTCCCATTGGAAAAGATACGCTGGTAACGGCATTTGACGCTGACGCAACAGTCAATGCAGAAACTCAACTGCGCGAATTTATGCAGACGCTGACAAAAACATTTTCTCAACTGACGATTGGACTGGCGATATTCGACAGATCGAGGAATCTGGCACTGTTTAACCCCGCACTGACCGAACTGACGCGCCTTCCCGTAGACTTTCTTGCATCGCGGCCGGGGCTGTCCGAGTTGTTGGATAAACTTCGTGAACGCAACATGGCGCCTGAACCCAAAGATTATCGAAGCTGGCGCAAATCCATTGCCGATCTTGAAGCTGCTGCCGAAAACGGCTCTTACAGCGATACGTGGTCTTTACCTGGCAATCTTACTTATCGAGTCACAGGACGCCCACACCCCGACGGAGCAATTGCTTTTCTTTTTGAGGATATCAGTGCCGAGATGACGTTAACGCGTCAGTTCCGGAGAGAGCTTGAGGTTGGTCAAACGCTCTTAAACAACATGGATGACGCAACCGCCCTATTCTCCGGCACAGGTGCATGTGTTCTGACAAATCGTGCCTACCGGCAGCTGTGGCGCGTCGATCCTGACAGTTCTATTGCCGAGACCTCATTCATTGACGCCAGCCGGGTGTGGCATGTCAATTCGGTTCCCACGCCAATCTGGGGCGATTTTCGGGACTTTGCCGCCGATACATCTGAAAGGGTGGAATGGACTGCCGTGACAGCAATGCAGGACGGTCGAAGATTGTCCTGTCGGTTTATTCCAATGACCGGGGGTGGCACCCAAGTGATCTTTCGCACCTCCGGGCGCGCCCAAGGTGTTAACGAACCCTTTCTCGAAGTCGTCTAA
- the tsaE gene encoding tRNA (adenosine(37)-N6)-threonylcarbamoyltransferase complex ATPase subunit type 1 TsaE, which yields MSSERSVELCLKTPDETAQAAGLLAPLLRAGDCVLLDGNLGTGKTHFARALIQKRLEDAGLWEEVPSPTYTLVQIYNDGLTEIWHSDLYRLHSTEELVELGLDVALDTAITLIEWPDRLGELTPKNALQLKFQMNGQGRSLHATWSDTRLNVLMGVNA from the coding sequence ATGTCCAGCGAACGCTCCGTCGAACTTTGTCTCAAAACACCGGATGAAACTGCGCAAGCAGCGGGTCTTCTCGCGCCGCTCCTTCGCGCCGGGGATTGTGTGCTGCTAGACGGCAATCTCGGCACCGGAAAAACCCATTTTGCGCGTGCGCTCATTCAAAAACGTCTTGAAGATGCCGGTTTGTGGGAAGAGGTTCCATCCCCAACCTACACCCTTGTTCAAATCTACAATGACGGCCTGACCGAGATTTGGCATAGCGACCTGTATCGTCTTCATAGCACAGAGGAATTGGTCGAACTCGGACTGGATGTCGCGCTCGATACAGCGATCACCCTGATCGAGTGGCCCGATCGCTTGGGCGAACTGACGCCAAAGAATGCGCTGCAACTCAAATTCCAAATGAACGGTCAGGGCAGATCTTTGCACGCCACATGGTCCGATACCCGTCTGAATGTATTGATGGGCGTCAATGCCTGA
- a CDS encoding phosphotransferase codes for MPDRTALISQFLAHAGWSDAAQAPVAGDLSSRQYFRLSQNGNSSILMDAPPDKEQSTPAFLKMAHWLAETHLSSPEIIADDASNGLLLLEDFGDNKLSDIVRSAPHLQQDHYEIALQALLRIRNKPAPDLPRPNAVDLTQATKLFDDWYPQVGSQSLQPFRDILCAKLTVLLANPPTVSLRDFHADNIIWLPDRTGPKKLGLLDFQDAILTHPAYDLMSLLTDARVDVPKPVRDTLTQSYAALTGDNHSKLAEAVAILGAQRNLRILGIFARAARRDGKTAHLSAIPRVLGYLKDCAAHPAFGQSGQHLIDNIPNPDLLMEFQT; via the coding sequence ATGCCTGACCGCACTGCGCTCATTTCCCAATTTCTGGCCCACGCTGGCTGGTCTGATGCCGCACAAGCACCGGTCGCTGGTGATCTGTCCTCCCGCCAGTATTTCCGCCTATCGCAAAATGGAAACTCTTCCATCCTGATGGACGCGCCCCCGGACAAAGAGCAATCGACGCCGGCTTTTTTGAAAATGGCGCACTGGCTTGCCGAAACCCATCTGTCTTCGCCCGAAATTATTGCCGACGATGCTTCCAATGGCCTGCTGTTGCTGGAAGATTTCGGTGACAACAAACTGTCCGACATCGTGCGCAGCGCGCCGCATCTTCAGCAAGACCACTACGAAATCGCCCTGCAAGCCCTTCTCAGAATTCGCAACAAACCTGCGCCAGATCTCCCTCGCCCCAACGCCGTAGATCTAACCCAAGCCACAAAGCTTTTCGACGATTGGTATCCGCAAGTTGGCTCCCAATCACTCCAGCCGTTCCGCGATATCCTATGTGCAAAGCTGACTGTCCTGCTAGCCAACCCACCAACGGTCTCACTCCGCGACTTCCATGCCGACAACATCATTTGGCTCCCCGACCGGACCGGCCCGAAAAAGCTGGGGCTACTCGATTTTCAGGATGCAATACTCACGCACCCGGCTTACGACCTGATGTCTCTCCTGACCGACGCTCGCGTCGATGTTCCAAAGCCTGTTCGAGACACGCTAACCCAGTCTTACGCTGCGTTGACTGGCGACAATCACTCCAAACTGGCAGAAGCCGTGGCTATCCTCGGTGCCCAGCGCAATCTGCGCATCCTCGGTATCTTCGCCCGCGCCGCGCGGCGCGACGGCAAGACCGCCCACCTTAGCGCCATCCCTCGCGTCCTCGGCTACCTCAAAGATTGCGCCGCGCACCCAGCATTCGGTCAATCGGGCCAGCACCTGATTGACAACATCCCTAACCCTGACCTTCTGATGGAATTCCAAACATGA
- a CDS encoding NTP transferase domain-containing protein codes for MTAPISLMIFAAGFGKRMGVLTKDTPKPMLLLNGKPLIDHAIAFGQQVSSTPIVANTHYLHDKIAPHLAAQNIRTFHETPDILDTGGGLLAARDHLTSPTMTLNPDYAWIGPNPLQYLQNEWRDDMQALLLLIDPAKAHNREGPGDFALADGKLTRGGPMIYPGAQIIRTNRLHEIGQSKFSLNAYWDLLAESTGIHGTVYPGEWCDIGNPEGLAMAEALTGAAHV; via the coding sequence ATGACTGCACCCATCAGCCTCATGATATTCGCAGCCGGATTCGGAAAGCGCATGGGAGTCCTCACCAAAGACACGCCCAAGCCTATGCTGCTGCTCAACGGTAAGCCTTTGATCGACCACGCAATCGCCTTCGGGCAACAGGTCAGCTCAACGCCCATCGTCGCGAACACCCACTATTTGCATGACAAAATCGCGCCGCACCTCGCCGCCCAGAACATCCGAACATTCCACGAAACGCCCGATATCCTCGATACCGGCGGCGGACTTCTTGCAGCACGCGATCACCTCACTTCGCCAACAATGACGCTAAACCCTGATTACGCTTGGATCGGGCCTAACCCGCTCCAATACCTTCAAAATGAATGGCGCGACGACATGCAGGCGCTGTTATTGCTCATTGATCCAGCCAAAGCACATAACCGCGAGGGTCCCGGCGACTTTGCGCTCGCTGACGGCAAGCTCACACGGGGTGGCCCGATGATCTACCCTGGCGCTCAGATCATCCGCACCAATCGTTTGCATGAAATCGGCCAATCCAAATTCTCGCTGAACGCCTATTGGGATCTATTGGCGGAAAGCACAGGCATTCACGGCACCGTCTATCCCGGCGAGTGGTGCGATATTGGAAATCCCGAAGGTCTCGCAATGGCCGAAGCCCTAACGGGAGCCGCCCATGTTTGA